ATCCTTTTGCATGTGAACTTTCTTGGTAATTTTATCCTCCAACGTAGCCATCGGCGAAGAACATGGTGACAAGATTTCCattgtttgttttaaataatcACAATTTAGTTAAtgcatatattattaattattatataataataacaaaataatttaaccatCAATTCACAGTTCTTTTCAAATAAGCATGctaaaatattattgatataatataaaaattataattattttattaatagagtttttatataaagtatgaaatcattcttattttatttattttattatggtgtcacaattattattatgtaattaaactttGGATCTAGATTAAGttatatctattattttaaattgatgatCACTTTATTAAGGTTATGgttatatatgaattaaaataatatttagccttataaatagattataatttaattagtgttataattatatataaattgaagCGAAGATTTAGCCTTATAGATATATGCATTAGTAGTCAAACAGCATTTAAAGAATCACTGAACAACTTTTAGTATTATTggatatgttttattttatcaccAAAAGAATTCAAGTACTATTATTATTCGATAATCGATATACGTATAGTAAGATTTCAGGAGTAATAGTCTGTTATGCTGAAGTTgcttttatttgtaaaataagttcattaattttgtatttcttGAATTATACATTTGAGAAGTTagatttaactattaaaataattaattattaataatagataaatttatatgaataatatttttaattgagtttgaGTTGGGTTTTacttattaacataaaataatattttttaaattaattattacttaattagtatTATAGTTATAGATTAACTATAATTACGATTTATCAGTATagatagtattatatattttaattattttaataataattacttaCATTAGTTATATgatcttaaaaatttattttattaaataacaaaaataaacatatatatttatgtgcAACACAAAATTTGAGACTAATTATTTTCCATGTTCATCCTAAATGTggcttttaaaataattataaaaaaatattatttatttttaaaattttaatttttttaaaatatagttatGTTATTGTTTCGTCAACcatatttatatctatataattcatattcactTAGAGTTTGTTCCTAGAAATATAGTCATCCTTACCCCTCATGTCAATCTCACAAGTTTGTTATCTATTCTTATTCGATCCTGGTGAGGgataagacaaaataaaaaaattcacattgAGTTTAAAGATAATCAAGCGTAACAGtaatgactaatttgctcatcaatttattaatttatccgTTTTTTAAGAAATGAGGTAAAATgcaatttgtttactttttaatgaaagtaaatataagAGGATATTTCCCCCGGAAGTTGAACTAATGGCTGTTCTagctttaaattttagatttgtttcAAAGAAAGTCTGGTTTAACTttagtagaaaagaaaattgcaaAGGCtgtttaaagtttaaacacggtgaaagagttgaaaattttgaggcaAGCGATTTCAGACCAAGAATTAAGACGAAATTTCTTTATCAAAGTCAAGATGAAAGAGAAGGCTTACCAAGTATGTCCAATGATTCTAGAAAATCAACACGACCCTTCAAAACATTGAGTTGTAGAAGGAAAGGACATATGTTTAGAATTGAGATTCGAATTTCAAAAGGTCGTAATCCATGGGCATGGGCATGGGAATGGAATCTAATTTCAGACCTACAAAATGCCACCTCTTATACAAAGTGCAAATATCTATGCAcagatataaaaaataacacatTGTTGAAAGGGGAGATACAATACATCTACAAGAAATCATCAGAAAATACGTGGCCAATTGTTTCCCATTCTTTTTCCTCCCAAATTTGCACATTCCCAAGAAAAAATGTAATCAAGAACTACAAAAAGCATTAAGAAAATGATTCGTCTCACAAAGTTGCATTGTGATCAAATCAAGAATATTGTTCCAACTCTTAAAAAGGATCATTCACAAGTTGCCATTGAAACTATCTTCATTGTTAGACCACCTTCTAAATGTGCATGCCACAAAATTCCTACTAGCAAAAAGCCCAAACTTCGACCTTAACAATGCTAACCTGCCATTGCTGCTCGTCGAAGCATCTCTGTCAGTTACTTGGCTAACCACCTGCGGATAATCCACCCCAACTTCATGGATTCCACCATTGCTGACACTAGCCTCAAAACCACCATCTACCTCACAAGCATCCATATTGATCACTAGAGATCCCCTTTGTTCGCGCAACCATTCACCAGCCTCACAACTCACTCCCCTACATTTCCTCAACTTAATTTTCACCAAACTGGGACAACCAGAACCCAGTGCTTCAATGGCGATATCCGAAATAGGACATCCCTTGATGCAAAGTTTCTTCAAAGCCATACATTTTGCTGCAATGCACGCAATCTCTGTATTACCAATAGTCCCACTTCCACAAAGTGCTAATCTTTCAAGTTTCGAGCAATTAGAAGCAATGGCTCCCAAGCTCAAATGGGTAGCATTAACGCCAACCAGAACAAGTTCTTCTAAATTAGGACAGTGTTTGGCTACAGCAACCAAACCCTCATCTCCAATCCTATTAGTCCTCCATCCATCAACATGAAGCTTCTTTAACAACTTACAATGCTCAGCAACACTAACAAGCCCATAATTTGAACAATCTGGGGTTTTCACAATatgcaaattttcaattttggtgcATTTGGAAATAGCAGATAGGCCAATATCACTTACTTGAAGCCTCTCAAGGTGAATTTCCATCAAAGCATCGTTGTTACCATTGCTATTATAGTTATTAAGATGGAGATT
This genomic window from Gossypium raimondii isolate GPD5lz chromosome 10, ASM2569854v1, whole genome shotgun sequence contains:
- the LOC105777875 gene encoding F-box protein SKIP2, with the protein product MGQSPSAALDRESSFSHRFGFLSSSSSGSSDGFSDEILANRDYTAEIPDECLAYVFQFLGPGDRNRCSLVCKRWLCVDGWSRHRLSLDAQSEIEVSLPSIFMRFDSVTKLTLRCSRRSISLNDGALVAISVRCQNLTRLKLRGCREISDEGMSTFAKNSKNLRKLSCGSCTFGAKALNAVLDYCSNLEELSVKRLRGIHDGAEAIGPGAAASSLKTICLKELVNGQSFEPLVVGAKNLKALKIIHCLGDWDRVLQLIGNRNRNGKENLHLNNYNSNGNNDALMEIHLERLQVSDIGLSAISKCTKIENLHIVKTPDCSNYGLVSVAEHCKLLKKLHVDGWRTNRIGDEGLVAVAKHCPNLEELVLVGVNATHLSLGAIASNCSKLERLALCGSGTIGNTEIACIAAKCMALKKLCIKGCPISDIAIEALGSGCPSLVKIKLRKCRGVSCEAGEWLREQRGSLVINMDACEVDGGFEASVSNGGIHEVGVDYPQVVSQVTDRDASTSSNGRLALLRSKFGLFASRNFVACTFRRWSNNEDSFNGNL